TCAGAAAGAAGAAACTTTGCTTGAAGTGGGCGGAAATGCTAGTAGAGCCAAACACACTACAAAGCAGCTTGATGTGCAGAAAATCAGCGACGCGTTTTGTATATGGTCTCACCCCACTTTTCTAAGAAATCAGGACGGTCGACCTCTTTCAGAGCTGCTAATGGAATATCAATCGTGCTTTTGTCCATAAACCGCACGCGAAAGCCCCCAGCATCTTCAATGGATTCAAGCACACGGTCGTAGAATGCTTCGCCCTTGTAGGCATCGAGGTGAAAGGCCATTTCGTAGCGTCCAAGCGGATACTTCGTCTTGAGCTTTCGGACAGCCTCGAGAATGCGAGCTTCAATGCTTCCAGGAAACATACTCGTTCCAAATTTATGGTTTTGGGTAGGCAAGTGCGCAAATATAAGGAAAGTTGGCTAATTCAAGTGAGGGAGCAGGGGTTAGGCGCAAATTACTTCGCCAATAAGCCAAGCTGATTCACCACTGGCTTGAAAGTGTCGAAGCAAACGCTCAGCTTCGCTGGGTGAAGCAATAAGAACAAGACCCACGCCCAAATTAAAGGTGCGGCGCATATCATCGTCAGGCACATTCCCTTCTCGCTGAATGAGTTGAAAGATGGTGGGAATTGTCCAAGCCTGCCAATCAATATGAAGAGCCAGACCCTTTGGAATCACACGCATGGTGTTGCTCACAAGACCGCCACCTGTAATGTGCGCTAAACCCTTAATGGTGTATTGAGAAAGCAGAGGATAAATGACAGGGTAATACGATCGATGAATGCGTAAGAGGGCCTCACCAATTGTGCAGCCTAATGCATCTACGTATTCGTGCAAGCGGTGCTCAAAGATTTTCCGTGCAAGCGAATAGCCGTTGGTGTGCAAGCCTGTAGAAGCTAAGGCAATCAGCACATCACCAGCAACAATCGATTCACCTGTGATAAGGTGCTCTTTTTCAGCAATACCGACAATCGTGCCAGCAAGGTCAAAATCGCCTTCAGCATACAACCCGGGCATTTCGGCCGTCTCGCCGCCAATGAGGGCACAATCATTCTCCTTGCAAGCTTGAGCAATGCCCGAAATAACCGATACGGCGTCGTCAGGGTGCAACTTGCCAGTAGCGTAGTAGTCCAGAAAGTAGAGAGGTTTTGCGCCACAGACCAGAATGTCATTGACACAGTGATTGACAAGGCACTGACCGACGGTATCGAACTTGCGCAAGGCAGCGGCGACTTTAAGCTTGGTGCCGACGCCATCGACGCTGGAAACCAGCACAGGACGCCGAAAGTTAGAGAGATCCAGCTCAAAGAAGCCACCAAACGCACCAATCTCCCCTAAGACACCTTTGGTGAAAGTTGATTTAGCCAGCGGCTTGATGCGGCGCACCACTTCATCGCCAGCGTCAATATCCACTCCTGCTGACTTGTAGTTCATCAGAGAAAAATGCTAAGCGGCTAAGCGAAAATAGCGTTTTCTTTCACTTCGGAGAAAAACTCACGGTGCAAGGCACGCACAGCAGCCGGCGCATCTTGTTCAGCCACCACGAAGCCAATATTAATCTCCGATGCGCCTTGCGAAATCATCTTGATGTTAATGCCAGCCTCAGCCAATGTTGAGAAAATGCGCCCAGCAACACCTGGTGCAGCGCGTAGATTGTCACCCACCACGCAGATAATAGCCACATCACGCTCAACCTCTACCTCAGCAATAGTTTCCAGCTCCTTGATAATCCGTTCAAGGTTGGTGGTGTCGCCAATCGTGAGCGAGATGGACACTTCGCTGGTAGAAATCATATCAATTGGCGTTTGCGCATCGGCAAACACACGTGCGACTTTGTAAAGAAAGCCGTAAGTGTCTAGCATCTGAGTGGAGGTCAAGTTAATGATGACTTGACCTGTTTTATGCGCAATAGATTTCACCATGCCGTCAAACGATTGGATAGATTGCGTGATGAGTGTGCCCTCTATGTGTGGGCGTTTAGAGTTCAAGACATAAACTGGAATGTTCTTCTGCACCGCAGGGCGAATGGTTGAGGGGTGCAAGACTTTTGCGCCAAAGTAGGCTAATTCAGCCGCTTCACGGAAAGTCATGACTTTAAGTCGCTTGGCGTTTGGCACAAGTCGCGGGTCGCAGGTCATCACGCCATCCACATCTGTCCAGATTTGAATGCTCTCTGCATCAAGTGCAGCGCCGAAAATAGAAGCAGAGTAGTCTGAACCGCCGCGCCCAAGCGTGGTAGTCTGTCCTACCAGCGTTGCACCAATGTAGCCTTGTGTAACCACGACCTTGCCTGCTTGCAGCAGCGGCAAGACTTTTGTTTGTGCGCGAGCACGCACCTCATCGTCAAGAGGCTGTGCTTTTCCAAAATGGTCATCGGTGATGAGCACCTCGCGCGCATCCAGCCAAGCCGCAGGCAAGCCTGCTTCCTGCATAGCTTGCGCCAAGATGAGCGAAGAGAAAAGTTCGCCGTTTGCGGCAATACTGTCCATCAGGCGTGGCGTAAGCTCACCAATCACCGTGAGCGCTCTAATGATGCTGGACAGCTCCTCGAAAAGCTCTGAAAGCTGAGCTTGCAGCAATGCAGTGTCGCCTGAAAGTAAATCCGCAATCACCTGCTGGTGATGTGCTTTGATGGCTTTAAGTGCTTCACGGCTCTCGGTCTTCTTGCCAGAAGCGGCAAGCTGCCCTAGCGCAAAAAGCTGGTTGGTAATGCCAGCGCAAGCACTGGTTACCACCAGTGGTGCAGCTTTGCCTGATTGCTGCGAAAGCAGGTGCTCGCGCCGAACAATCTCAACAACATTGCGCATCGCAGCGGCATTTTCAACCGAAGTGCCGCCAAATTTCATCACGACCATTTTGAACACCCAGTGATAAGCTCTGCAAAAAAAATTTAGCCGCAAAGGTAATCAAAACTTGCGATTTTTATGCATCGCAGGGCAGCGCTGTTACGAAATTCTGTAGCAGAGGTTGCATTGCTACACGGTGCTACTTTCCATCACCTAACAGCACAATCTTTTCACGGTGGTGCAGAACGGCTTTGGTAGCATTGCGCGTGTCAATAATGCGCTTGGATTCACGCACAATCATCTCGTAATCAAATGCGCTGTGGTCTGTTGTGATAATGACGATGTCCGCTGCATTAAGCGTTTCCTTCGTGAGAGGCGAGGCGTGCATTTCAATCACTGTGCCGTTTGTTGTATGTTCTCTGAAATGTGGCACGTGTGGATCGCAGTAGGAAATATGCTGAGCGCCTTCCTGCATAAGAAGTTCAATCACCTTGATAGCAGGAGAGTGGCGAATGTCATCTACGTTTTTCTTGAAAGCCACGCCTAAGAAAAGGTAGTGCGCATGCTCAATGGTTACAGGCATACGAGCAACTTCTTTCATAATCATATCGCGCACATAAAACGGCATACTCTCGTTGGTCTCGGCGGCAAGGGTGATAAACTTGGTCTGGAAATCGTAGGCACGTGCTTGCCAAGCAAGGTAGTAGGGGTCAATCAGGATGCAGTGCCCACCAATACCAGGACCTGGATAGAACGGCATAAAGCCGAAGGGTTTGGTGGAAGCAGCTTCAACCACCTCCCAGATATTGATGCCGCCCATTCGGTCACAGAGCATCGCCATTTCATTGACAAGCGCAATGTTGACGCTGCGAAAAATGTTCTCGAGCAATTTTTCCATTTCAGCCACACGGGGCGAAGAGACAATATGCACGCTGGCGACGATTTGCCTATTTGCCAGTGCAGCTAGTTCCGTGCAACGAGGCGTAACGCCCCCAACAACAATAGGTGTATTGCTGGTATTCCACTTCGGATTGCCTGGGTCAATGCGCTCAGGTGAAAAGGCTAAATAGAAGTCCTCACCCACTTTCATTCCAGTACGCGCCAGAATCGGAAGCACATAGCCCTCAGTGGTATTCGGGAAAGTAGTGGATTTGAGGATAATGAGCTGCTCTTTGCGTAGGTGCTGAGCGATGGATTCCGAAGCGGAGAGAATGTAGGAAATGTCAGGCTCTTTGTTAGCCGTAAAAGGCGTGGGCACGCAGATGTAAATCACATCGCACTCACGAACACAGGTGTAACTATCAGTTGCTTTAAGCCCGTTTCGTCTGGCTTCGGCAAATTCCTCAGCTTTAATGTCTTGGATGTAGTTTTTATCTGAATTGATGGCACCGACTTTGCGCTTATCCAAGTCGATGCCAATGGTGCGAAAGCCTTTGCGAGCAAATTCAACGGCAAGGGGCAGACCGACATACCCCAAGCCAACAACGCCGATGACAGCGGATTTATTCTCGAGTTTTTCTTTGAGTGACATTGGTGCTGGTTCAATAAAGCGCAAAGATAGAAGATTCAGCGGAATTGTGAAGGCGCAGAGCACATGTTGTGTGATACGCTGCAGCGCCTCTCAACTGAGAAGAGCACGCTGACTTTTTGTAGTCGGCAATTTTATCTGTATCTTCCCGCTTGTTTCTCGGAATGGTGATAGCCGCCAGAGACCTCAAGAAAACTTACGACCGCGTCCCCGTCTTTGAGCATCTTTCGTTTGAAATATGTTCTGGTGAGACGCTCGGTATTCAGGGACCAAACGGAAGCGGAAAGTCAACTTTGATGAAGTTGATTGCTGGCGTAGCGACCCCGACCAGCGGCACGGTGAGTTACTTGCAAAACGGTATGCCAATTGAGAAAACAGAGCAAATCCGTTACATTGGGTTTGTGGCGCCGTATCTCCAGTTTTACAGTGAGCTGACAGGATTGGAAAATGTGCTATTCTCTCTGCGTGCCAGAGGCATAATGCCTGATATGAACCGAATTAAATCGCTCTTCGAACACTTTGCGCTAAGCACTGCATACCAAAAGCGAGTTCAGACCTACTCCTCTGGAATGCTACAGCGTCTTCGATTGGTGCAAGCCTTTGCCGCTAACCCCCCTGTTTGCTTGTTGGACGAGCCTACGGCGACCCTCGATGAATCTGGCGTAGCCCTGCTCTGGCAGTATCTGGATGGCTATCGCAAAGATGCGATTTTGATTGTTGCCAGTAACGATGCCCGTGATTTTGCTCGGTGCACGCAAATGTTGCGTATAGAGGATTTCAAGCCCTGAGAAAAGCTATGCCGAAAAAACGTCGTCGCCATAAGAAAACATCACAAAGTGCACCACGTCGCCCCCGTCCCGACGATATGGTGCGCGTGAAGGATTTTCTCATTCGTCAAGGTGAAAAGACAACCGCCGCAGAAATCCTAACCTTTTTAGCAGAAAACGACCAACAAGCCTTTCGCTCACGCGAGATTGCAAGCGCCTTAGGGTATCTCTCAGATGAAGACCTGCCCGGCTTCTGGTATGTGTTGCACAAGCTACACGAAGAAGGGGCACTCGATAAAGATGCAGAGCGCCGCTACAGCCTTGCAAAAGGTGTGGCACCCTTGCCAGATGTCATTCGTGCCCGTCAAGAATTAGCCGTAGATGCCAAAACCAAAGTTGCACCATTTGTCCCTCCGCCAAAGCAACGATACAAAGTAGGAGAGGTCTATGAGGGCACACTCAAAACCAA
This region of Chloroherpetonaceae bacterium genomic DNA includes:
- the purM gene encoding phosphoribosylformylglycinamidine cyclo-ligase, giving the protein MNYKSAGVDIDAGDEVVRRIKPLAKSTFTKGVLGEIGAFGGFFELDLSNFRRPVLVSSVDGVGTKLKVAAALRKFDTVGQCLVNHCVNDILVCGAKPLYFLDYYATGKLHPDDAVSVISGIAQACKENDCALIGGETAEMPGLYAEGDFDLAGTIVGIAEKEHLITGESIVAGDVLIALASTGLHTNGYSLARKIFEHRLHEYVDALGCTIGEALLRIHRSYYPVIYPLLSQYTIKGLAHITGGGLVSNTMRVIPKGLALHIDWQAWTIPTIFQLIQREGNVPDDDMRRTFNLGVGLVLIASPSEAERLLRHFQASGESAWLIGEVICA
- the lysC gene encoding lysine-sensitive aspartokinase 3, with the translated sequence MVVMKFGGTSVENAAAMRNVVEIVRREHLLSQQSGKAAPLVVTSACAGITNQLFALGQLAASGKKTESREALKAIKAHHQQVIADLLSGDTALLQAQLSELFEELSSIIRALTVIGELTPRLMDSIAANGELFSSLILAQAMQEAGLPAAWLDAREVLITDDHFGKAQPLDDEVRARAQTKVLPLLQAGKVVVTQGYIGATLVGQTTTLGRGGSDYSASIFGAALDAESIQIWTDVDGVMTCDPRLVPNAKRLKVMTFREAAELAYFGAKVLHPSTIRPAVQKNIPVYVLNSKRPHIEGTLITQSIQSFDGMVKSIAHKTGQVIINLTSTQMLDTYGFLYKVARVFADAQTPIDMISTSEVSISLTIGDTTNLERIIKELETIAEVEVERDVAIICVVGDNLRAAPGVAGRIFSTLAEAGINIKMISQGASEINIGFVVAEQDAPAAVRALHREFFSEVKENAIFA
- a CDS encoding nucleotide sugar dehydrogenase; translated protein: MSLKEKLENKSAVIGVVGLGYVGLPLAVEFARKGFRTIGIDLDKRKVGAINSDKNYIQDIKAEEFAEARRNGLKATDSYTCVRECDVIYICVPTPFTANKEPDISYILSASESIAQHLRKEQLIILKSTTFPNTTEGYVLPILARTGMKVGEDFYLAFSPERIDPGNPKWNTSNTPIVVGGVTPRCTELAALANRQIVASVHIVSSPRVAEMEKLLENIFRSVNIALVNEMAMLCDRMGGINIWEVVEAASTKPFGFMPFYPGPGIGGHCILIDPYYLAWQARAYDFQTKFITLAAETNESMPFYVRDMIMKEVARMPVTIEHAHYLFLGVAFKKNVDDIRHSPAIKVIELLMQEGAQHISYCDPHVPHFREHTTNGTVIEMHASPLTKETLNAADIVIITTDHSAFDYEMIVRESKRIIDTRNATKAVLHHREKIVLLGDGK
- a CDS encoding ABC transporter ATP-binding protein, whose amino-acid sequence is MVIAARDLKKTYDRVPVFEHLSFEICSGETLGIQGPNGSGKSTLMKLIAGVATPTSGTVSYLQNGMPIEKTEQIRYIGFVAPYLQFYSELTGLENVLFSLRARGIMPDMNRIKSLFEHFALSTAYQKRVQTYSSGMLQRLRLVQAFAANPPVCLLDEPTATLDESGVALLWQYLDGYRKDAILIVASNDARDFARCTQMLRIEDFKP